The genomic DNA AACCCCCCGTATGAGTTCGTGACGCGGCACCCGACGCCCCATGCGCAGCGACACGACATTTACGTTGTCCAGCCTCAATGCCAACGCCTCGCCCTGAATAACACGTTTGTTTTCGCGATTCGGCAACATCCCAGCTCCATTGCCGGAATCGGCTCGGTGatgacgccctcgtcgaaTCCTGGGGGCGCAAGTCCAATTCCATTTGCGAGACCGAGCTCCGCAATGAGCATGACGGCCTCCAACGCAAGCGGGTCGAACCTCAGCACGGCGGCCAGCGGTGGGAAGAAGCCAGCGAAGCTTGCAATTCAGACACCGGGCGGCAAGATCCTGCGCCTCATGCGCAAGGAGGAGCGCAGGGGAATCAGTGTCGGCAGCAGGTCCGTCGAAGAGGACCTCAGCGACGGTGGTACGTGGGAAACCATCATCAAGTGTTCGGAGAAGGGAGTGTGGAGAGGGCTGGTATTGGCGGACCGCACCGCGCGATGGTGCGTCTTCGCCGAATGGGTATGTGTTGGATGAATCATTGCATTCTGGGATTCTTTACTTCTTTTGGTCTTTCAGGCTTGCAAGGGCAAAGTCGAAAAGGGGAAATTGAGCGGTCACGACAGGTCGATTCGGGAAGTGCATCTCTTGGCGTTTTCTCTTGTGTTgatttttctttctctcttttgtGGCATTTGGGGACCGGGTACGGGTCGGACGTCCTCCATCATCATGACTGTGGGAGTTTCTAATGTACGATACGTAATGGGAATCATGCATGTCCAGGATAGGATGGTTCTGTAACACAAAATTCACGCGTATATGGCCTTAATGAGAATGACGATCAAGGTTCGAATTGGTGGTGTCATTGGTGTAAATGATGTCGCTGTTTCAATGTATGATGCGAGCTGTCGAGATGCACCGTGCCCTTTTACCTACTGGAGCCCAATCAGCACAGTGTGCTATCGATAAGATCCGACTACGCCACGGTGCCTGGACGACCTTACCCTTCCGAATGTAAACAGAGGGGAGAGGCGTagacaacgacgacgacgacacatGCAAGCCACATCCTTACTCACCTCCGATCACGACATCGGTATCCTTGAATTTTTTATTATgacctgaagaagaagaagtaaaCAAGAGACAGCACCATCACCTCTACCGACCAGCGACTGTTCTGGTCCAAAACAAAACAATAGAAAAATAaaagacgagacgagacaacaaaaagaaaaagaaagaaacaacAGACTCATCATATCCACCGTTCACCCAACAACCACAGACACCACCAAAACAcacaaccaccaccctccCTCACCCCTGCAGCGGAGAGACAggacgccatggccgacaGGACCTCACGACaggcgccgcccccgccgggCGCCCCGCGACGACAAGTCCGGAGGAACCTCTTTCAGGGCCtgacgaggcggccgacgggCCCCACAGGGGCCCCCGTGGCATCGAGTTCgagtgctgctgctgccctcgGAGGAGGGGTAGGGGTTTCGGTTTCCGCTGCTGCGGCCGCAGTCGCCGGTGGTAACGGCATGGTGACGGGCGCCGTGAGCGGTTCGTCGTCGGGGGGGACCTCGGCCGAGACGCTGcggctcgacgtcgatgtGCTCTCGGACGCCGGGCCTCCCACGggagcggcggtggcagcggGACCGCTCGAGATCGTCGTGCGCGACGAGCATGGCGAGGTTGAGCTGGGCGAGCTGCCGACGCTGGTCTTCGACGAGGCTGACgaggtggcggcgatggaTGACCGAGAGGAGAGCAACAGTACGTTTTCCTCATCCTTCGCCTCACCCAAGTCGAGAGCTGGAGACGTTCATTCATGTTCCTTTTATTCGTCAGGGTATTGAAACTATGGAAACAGTGCTAATCATCTTTTTAGAAGAGCGGCAGAGGCTGGCGGAGGCGGTGAAGCAGCATCAGGTCAACCATACTGCGGTCCGTGAGCAGCCTGAAGGTAAGTCCCGGTGTCTTCTTCATGTCCAACTTCTCATCCTATGCAGTGCTCTTTTCTGACCTGCCCATTTATCTCCCTGGATGTAGAGCTGCTTGAAGCTGTCAAGGCTAGTCTTCGGGCCAAGGTCGCTGCTCTCGCCGAAGACAATTGGATGTATGAGGCCGAGTCAGAGCTGCCCCGTGCCTTTTGAACGCAATGCAGAGCCCAAGTGTCATTTGCGAAACCGGGCGCAATGTCGCCACAGCATTCTGTCTCATGTTTTAGCGTCCGGTGTCACGGGCGAACTTGGAGGCATATTCGGCGGAAAGGCGGGCCACCTAATCCAGCCCTTCAGCCGTGGGCGCCTCCACCCGTCTCGGGGCGGGACGTCTCTGCTggggggcgccgccgccaccggcaccgccaaACAGGCTGCCCATCATGTCCATCAGCGGGTTGCTCTGTCTCGGGCGCTGAATGCCAAAGTACATCTCGGCAATGATCTCGAGCGCCTCGTTCCAcgcgccgacctcggcaaTGTTGGACGAGTATTTGGCGAGGAGCTGCTTGTATGCGTCGGGGGCGCCACGCTGCACCGCCAGTAGCAAAAGGCCGAGGAAGTTGAGGAGGGGCAGGCCGGGAAAGATGCGGAGGTCCGCGCTGTTGCTGCTGACGTCCTGGACGCCGAGACCCTTATTGTCATCACTGAGGGAGGATGCGAAGAGGCGGTAGCACGTGttggcggcgcggacgttgccgatgaggaggtaggggaggatggcgcgggcggcgtAGAGCGGAGCCGTGTGCGACTCGTCTTCCTTGTACCAAACATATTCCATCTTGGCGAGCACCTCGGCTGAGTCCTTGGTTCCTAGCACCAGATGTCTTTCGGCCTCATAGGCATCGTGCTCCTCGGCGTAGAGAGAACCGGCGACGTGGTGcagctcggcatcgccggcgggGTAGTCGCCGAACTTGGCAGACCATCTGTAGGAGTGGTCGTAGTCAGCTTGCCTGCTCTTACACCCTAGTCTGATCAAACATATTTTTAACTCACGCAATCATCTCGCCGACAAACTTCTTTCTCGTAGGCTCCTGGGCAGGGAAGAGGCGCAGGCAGGTGAGCAGCTTGCCCTTGCTGGCGGCGTCAGGCTTGAGCTCGGCCTGGcggaagacgtcgacgagcaTGACGGCAAGGTCGCCACCACTGCCGCCCTGACCGGCCTTGAGCAGGGACTGGGCGACATTGTACAGGatgtcggtggcggcgggccaGTTGGCGGCCTTGATGTAGCGGGCGGCAACCACGCGCGtctgctgctgggcctcgTAGAACTGGCCCTCGCCGATGCGGGCCTGCAGCCGGGCAATGATCTTTTCGATCTTGTCTCCTTTGGCGGCCATTGTTTCGAGGGTTGTCGCGCGGGTGTGGTTGAAGGTGTAGTTcggaaggggggaagaggtGGAGGGTCGGGCGGGACTGAGTGCGCTGGTCAATAGGTGACGACGTCGGTTTGTAGCTGTGGAATTGATGGTGGGggaggtacctacctacctcagCCCCTCGGGCCAGGCCTGGAGAGAGAGCTTCGCTTCCATTCTGTCATTCGCTTCGGATAAACGGATAAACAATCGTACATAGTGTGCACTGACCAGCACTCTATTCCATTAAGGGAGGTAAGTATTACCCAGAGCTCCTTGTCTTCAGTCCCTTCTTCGATGACATGGCTTCCTTTGAGTACCACTAGTCCAAGTACTTCAAGTATACTATCTTTGGAACTGCATAAATCAAACGTGCTTTCCCCCCTTGGCAACCCAGGCCTGTAAGGATGTGTCAATATGGTTTCTTGTGTTAGAGAACATCTGCTTCGATTGGAACAGCAATACCCACTGCTCTACCTCTTGTACAGTCCACCATACCTTGCCGTTCATGGAAGCCGATTTCTCATTAGAATAACCAGCTACTGCTGGACAGCGTTGCAGAAAGTGTTTACTAATGGAACAAGTAAGAGTCGTGAAAAGGAAGATTAATAATGCTAGGATAAGAAAGCAGTAAAGATAGCAGCAAGGCAATAGAGGTGTTCCCTGTTCGACGGCAGGGCTTCACTAGTGACGTCCTGTCCGGTGCACTGGCCACAGCTCTAGTCAGCCACTCcagagggaaagaaaaatCAACCAAATTTTCAAGCGCGACTCGTTTTCCAAGATGCAACTACGTGCAAACCCTGCCtgttctcttttctttctgACATTTCAAATTTCGGGGTCCAATTTTGAAAATGTGCTTGGAAGCGACAACAGTCCACCAAAAGACCTGCCTCTCAAAAGGGGCATTCTACCGCTAGGCGGCCACATGTATGCTTTTTGGGTTTAGCTTCCTGACAGTCCAAGCCGAAAGTACTAACCCATGTCTGTACATAGGTCGCAGAATGGACATCTGACCATAACTCAAAGTAACCCGAGTACAAGCGATGATGGTGTAGGGGTAACATCTAAGCTTCCCATGCTTAGGCTCCGAGTTCGAGTCTCGGTCATCGCATTTGTTTTTGTCTGTGTACacttcttccctccccctggGAAGTCAACTTTTTGGACGCTGCTTGCATCCGACTTGATGGCATGTTGCAACCATTTCACACAGCTATACTAGATCACGACAGGCAGCTCACAGGCTGTAGTTTTCTTGTGCGTGTCACCTGGTCGCTTGTAAGCAGGTGTAAGACGGAAATTGATTACGAGCGATGCATCGTGGTAGGTGGACGTATAACACACTACCTAGACAAGTCACGGACAGGCACAGAGTCCTAGTGCAGATGCGGGAAACCTACCAGTTCCTCGGCGTCATGTTGAATGCATGCCCACGCAACCACGCTGTTGGGCGAAGTTCGACGTCA from Colletotrichum higginsianum IMI 349063 chromosome 3, whole genome shotgun sequence includes the following:
- a CDS encoding Duf410 domain-containing protein, translating into MAAKGDKIEKIIARLQARIGEGQFYEAQQQTRVVAARYIKAANWPAATDILYNVAQSLLKAGQGGSGGDLAVMLVDVFRQAELKPDAASKGKLLTCLRLFPAQEPTRKKFVGEMIAWSAKFGDYPAGDAELHHVAGSLYAEEHDAYEAERHLVLGTKDSAEVLAKMEYVWYKEDESHTAPLYAARAILPYLLIGNVRAANTCYRLFASSLSDDNKGLGVQDVSSNSADLRIFPGLPLLNFLGLLLLAVQRGAPDAYKQLLAKYSSNIAEVGAWNEALEIIAEMYFGIQRPRQSNPLMDMMGSLFGGAGGGGAPQQRRPAPRRVEAPTAEGLD
- a CDS encoding Upf0220 domain protein, translated to MADRTSRQAPPPPGAPRRQVRRNLFQGLTRRPTGPTGAPVASSSSAAAALGGGVGVSVSAAAAAVAGGNGMVTGAVSGSSSGGTSAETLRLDVDVLSDAGPPTGAAVAAGPLEIVVRDEHGEVELGELPTLVFDEADEVAAMDDREESNKERQRLAEAVKQHQVNHTAVREQPEELLEAVKASLRAKVAALAEDNWMYEAESELPRAF